A genomic region of Metopolophium dirhodum isolate CAU chromosome 1, ASM1992520v1, whole genome shotgun sequence contains the following coding sequences:
- the LOC132932641 gene encoding uncharacterized protein LOC132932641: MNYIKINFNAAVQTLNMSTAAPAPPAETAVAARHRHQPPRKAPPKRRCYRCNKMGHTVRQCLAPQTPRRAPATQRGGLSSVRVRPPRSLSARSTRTQTPGPQPIGISTPMASTVSNIFNPNSAK, translated from the exons atgAATTATATAAAGATCAACTTCAATGCGGCGGTGCAAACACTAAACATGAGCACCGCCGCCCCTGCACCGCCGGCCGAGACCGCCGTCGCCGCACGCCATCGCCATCAACCGCCGCGAAAGGCACCCCCCAAACGCC GATGTTATAGATGCAATAAAATGGGGCACACTGTCCGGCAATGCCTCG ccCCACAAACACCTAGGAGAGCACCAGCCACACAACGTGGAGGGTTGAGTTCCGTTAGGGTAAGGCCGCCGCGGAGTCTGAGTGCAAGGTCGACACGCACTCAGACTCCCGGTCCCCAACCTATCGGAATATCAACCCCGATGGCATCAAccgtaagtaatatttttaatcctaatagtgctaaataa